The genomic window GAGTGGAACTGCAACAACAGTCGATTTCAAGGCTCAGGCAAAAAACACGGCCAGCAGTATTTCTGGGAAAGAACTCAGCAGATTGGCCTCTAGAATCGATGACGGTGAGATTGGATTGTTTTTTACTACATCCCACTTCACTCACAGCGCCCAAAAAGAGAATTCGACCACCTATCCGGTTCGGTTGTTCGCAGCTGCTGATTTAGTTGAGATGCTTCTCCAAACCGATCTTGTCGAAAGTCACCGCCTCAATGACGAGATTGTTAGCGAAATCAAGGAGTCGGCCTGAGCTACCACTGTACTGAACTGAATCCGTGTGTCCTCGATCTCCAGTTTTGAGTCTACAGAACATGAATGATCGGGCAGAGGGCGCACATACTAGCCGTCCTTCGGTTCAAAATGTCCTCGAGGACCGGCTTCGCGGACAGCACTATACACCAAAAGAATACTATAGCCTGAAGTTATAGAATAACATGATGAACTCGAAGCTCCTTCCACTGGTGCTCTTAGAAGCAGATGGTGGAGAGCCAATTGAGGGGATTACCAGATACATGAAACTGGTTTTCCTTGCGCAGAAGGAGCATCTCGATAGAGAGATTTACGAGTACAATCCCGGCCAGTATGGCCCTTTCTCCAAGGACCTCTACGACGATATAGATAAATTAGAAGAGGAAGGGTTCATAGAACGGGTTGATCAAACGACAGCCAAAGGAAACGATAAGCAAGTATATCGTTTGACAGAGAAAGGGGAGAGAACGCTCAGACAGGCAAGGGCGTTACCAGAGGAAGCTTTCCCAGAAATATTAGATAATTTGAAAGATCTGAAAGAAGAATATAACTCAATGGATCTCTGGGACTTACTGGAGTATGTTTATGCGGAGTATCCAGGAATGGCTGAAAATAGCGTTCTTGATATCCCTGTTGGGAAAGCGGCTTAATCCGGGTTGTTATCCTCTTTTTCTTCACTCGACTCGGTGGATGTTGCGATGAATTTTAACTCTTTCATCTCCTGGTCGTCTTCCTCCGTTGACTTGGAGTCTGAGTTGTCATTCTGTTGCTTTATCGCTTCTGCCCTGTCCGCATCGGATATACTGTCAAATTCTACGTGAGAGATCCCTTGGTTGTGAAGGTATGCATAGCCCGTGTAGTTATAATTCTCAGAGATTGTTCCGTTTTCTTCTCGAATAATGCGACGAGGTTCTTCTAAAAGAATATCTCGGTCTAGACTGATTTCACCCTTATCCTCAACCCTTCCCCAAAGCTCATCACCAGATTGCATGCGAACGCGGACCTGATATTTCTCAGATTCAGATTCAGATTCAATCCTTGAAAAGAACTCATACCAAAGTCCTTGGCGGCTAGCGATGGTCTCTCCACCGAATTCAAACATTCCTAGCACATTCCCAATCAGAAGTGAAATGATCATGAGGTGGAAATACACAGAAAGTGTATTTAATGGAGTATCCAAGATAGGCAAGAGGTCAGTATAGGTCAAGATATCTACCGAGATACCACTATATAAGAAGTAAGCGATTGTGGCTGAAAGGAGACTTACGCCGAAGCTCAAAGCAATAGTATCTGTCCGATTAAGCCAATCTGCACGATCTGCAATCAATAATCCGTATTTCACTCCAGCTATCCCAGGAAGTATAAATAGAGTTATTGTGATTAGATTGAATCCTATTGAAATACCACCTGGCATGAGAGTACTTACAGAGAGTCATTATAGTATACAT from Natrinema versiforme includes these protein-coding regions:
- a CDS encoding PadR family transcriptional regulator, with amino-acid sequence MNSKLLPLVLLEADGGEPIEGITRYMKLVFLAQKEHLDREIYEYNPGQYGPFSKDLYDDIDKLEEEGFIERVDQTTAKGNDKQVYRLTEKGERTLRQARALPEEAFPEILDNLKDLKEEYNSMDLWDLLEYVYAEYPGMAENSVLDIPVGKAA